Proteins found in one Acidobacteriota bacterium genomic segment:
- a CDS encoding protein kinase, whose protein sequence is MSELKPEQKVDHYVILERLGAGGLGDVYRARDTREGRTVALKVLPDDFARREALAEAAHVAAALSHPAIAMLFEAGEEAAETGRLYLAYEFVAGETLRQALAGGPMHPRRAVPIAIQVADALADAHAATILHRDIKPDNIMVTSKGAAKVLDFGLAPFTGGAAAREAVAAGATIAPAHVASTVAYMSPEQVLAQPVDSRTDIFSLGVVLYEMLTGRSPFAGATADATLMNLLKAQPELPSKLNPQVPPELDAVVMRMLARDMQARYASAAAVSADLRAAFGERTEHILEADREETAAPILAVPPGSRRRAALLILLVLAAAAAAAYPNRDAIRGWVRHRFGPPPAPVIAVIPLREDGQSSTYFADGLSDDVMMRLGQTPGVTVVGRAAARTFRGRDPADVGRQAGATVVLTGEIHRVNGDLKIDLQLVDSSDGARIWTQQFTNPPNSVVAAQAVIAEEVAKALKVSTPASAVRERTLARSVAPDAYDTYARARDAVAARQLDRAIALFEQAAKQDEGLAEAYAGLAVALYRRAAAAGAGAVATAQERIREAATRALSIEPDLAMAEFASGLAAPTLRESLRHLVRAAALDPSYAASYRAIAELIAPVDSVRAAALTLRARRLDPQAPADRMYDTAAAIELRSGIEASRANVKQIVDAELRALPQ, encoded by the coding sequence GTGTCCGAGCTGAAGCCGGAACAGAAGGTCGACCACTACGTCATCCTCGAGCGCCTTGGCGCCGGGGGGCTCGGCGACGTGTACCGTGCGCGCGATACGCGCGAGGGGCGCACGGTGGCTCTGAAGGTGCTGCCGGACGACTTCGCGCGCCGCGAGGCGCTGGCGGAGGCGGCGCACGTCGCTGCCGCGCTGTCGCATCCGGCGATCGCGATGTTGTTCGAGGCCGGCGAGGAGGCCGCGGAAACCGGTCGCCTGTATCTCGCGTACGAATTCGTGGCCGGTGAAACGCTCCGCCAGGCGCTGGCCGGAGGGCCGATGCACCCGCGACGGGCCGTGCCGATCGCCATCCAGGTGGCCGACGCGCTCGCCGATGCGCACGCCGCGACCATCCTGCATCGCGATATCAAGCCCGACAACATCATGGTGACCTCGAAAGGGGCCGCCAAGGTGCTGGACTTCGGCCTGGCGCCGTTCACGGGCGGTGCGGCCGCTCGAGAGGCCGTCGCGGCCGGCGCGACGATCGCTCCGGCGCACGTGGCGAGCACGGTCGCGTACATGTCGCCCGAGCAGGTGCTCGCGCAGCCGGTCGACTCGCGCACGGACATCTTCTCGCTCGGCGTGGTGCTGTACGAGATGCTCACCGGCCGCAGCCCCTTCGCGGGGGCGACCGCGGACGCCACGCTGATGAATCTGCTCAAGGCGCAGCCCGAACTGCCCAGCAAGCTGAACCCCCAGGTGCCGCCCGAGCTGGACGCCGTGGTGATGCGCATGCTCGCGCGCGACATGCAGGCCCGATACGCGAGCGCCGCGGCCGTGTCCGCCGATCTCCGCGCCGCGTTCGGCGAGCGGACCGAGCACATCCTGGAAGCGGACCGCGAGGAGACCGCCGCGCCGATCCTTGCGGTGCCGCCGGGCAGCCGGCGCCGGGCGGCTCTCTTGATCCTGCTCGTGCTTGCGGCTGCCGCCGCGGCGGCGTATCCAAATCGCGATGCCATTCGAGGCTGGGTGCGGCACCGGTTCGGGCCGCCGCCCGCCCCCGTGATCGCCGTCATTCCGCTCAGAGAGGATGGCCAGTCGAGCACATACTTCGCCGACGGGCTCAGCGACGACGTGATGATGCGGCTTGGGCAGACGCCGGGCGTGACCGTGGTGGGACGAGCGGCCGCGCGCACGTTCCGCGGGCGCGATCCGGCCGACGTCGGGCGCCAGGCGGGCGCCACCGTCGTTCTCACCGGCGAGATCCATCGAGTCAATGGGGATCTCAAGATCGATCTGCAGCTCGTCGATTCGTCCGACGGCGCGCGCATCTGGACGCAGCAGTTCACCAATCCTCCCAACAGCGTCGTCGCGGCGCAGGCGGTGATCGCCGAAGAGGTGGCGAAGGCGTTGAAGGTGAGCACGCCGGCGAGCGCCGTCCGCGAGCGAACGCTGGCCAGGTCGGTGGCGCCGGATGCGTACGACACCTACGCGCGCGCGCGCGACGCGGTGGCTGCGCGGCAGCTCGACAGGGCAATCGCGCTCTTCGAGCAGGCGGCGAAGCAGGATGAGGGATTGGCGGAGGCCTACGCGGGCCTCGCCGTCGCACTGTATCGCCGCGCCGCCGCCGCAGGCGCCGGGGCGGTGGCGACGGCCCAGGAACGAATCCGTGAAGCGGCGACGAGGGCCCTCTCGATCGAGCCGGATCTGGCGATGGCGGAATTCGCCAGCGGTCTCGCCGCGCCGACGTTGCGCGAGTCGCTGCGCCACCTCGTGCGGGCCGCCGCCCTTGATCCCTCGTACGCCGCATCGTACCGCGCGATCGCCGAGTTGATCGCGCCCGTGGACTCGGTGCGCGCGGCCGCTCTCACCCTGCGCGCCCGCCGGCTCGATCCGCAGGCGCCCGCGGACCGGATGTACGACACCGCTGCCGCGATCGAGCTGCGCAGCGGCATCGAAGCGAGCCGCGCGAATGTGAAACAGATTGTGGACGCCGAACTCCGCGCGCTACCGCAGTAG
- a CDS encoding Re/Si-specific NAD(P)(+) transhydrogenase subunit alpha — MRIGILRETFPGETRVALVPAHVAPLVKAGHEVGVESGAGAAAGFPDAAYAAAGATIGAARDVLGADLLLQVRSATANPTGGAAEIAALRRGQVVIGFSEPLTSAQLTRQLAAQGVSSFSMELMPRITRAQSMDALSSMATVAGYKAVLLAADSLPRMFPMLMTAAGTVAPAHVFVVGAGVAGLQAISTARRLGAKVEAYDVRPAVKEQVMSLGARFVELPLDTAAAEDTGGYAAAQDESFYKRQREMMLKIVAASDVVITTAAVPGRKAPVLITGEMVRGMAPGSVIVDVAAERGGNCELTEPGATVVKHGVTILGPANLPASVPYHASQMYSKNITAFLGHLAKNGTLAFDASDEITRETLVTHNGTVVHERVKQAIAS, encoded by the coding sequence ATGCGGATTGGCATACTTCGCGAAACCTTCCCAGGCGAAACGCGCGTGGCGCTCGTCCCCGCGCACGTGGCGCCGCTCGTCAAGGCCGGTCACGAGGTCGGCGTGGAATCGGGTGCCGGCGCGGCAGCGGGGTTTCCCGACGCCGCCTACGCCGCCGCGGGGGCGACGATCGGCGCCGCGCGGGACGTGCTCGGGGCCGACCTCTTGCTGCAGGTGCGGTCGGCCACGGCCAACCCGACGGGTGGCGCCGCGGAGATCGCGGCGCTCAGGCGCGGACAGGTGGTCATCGGCTTTTCCGAGCCGCTCACGTCGGCGCAGTTGACGCGGCAGCTCGCGGCGCAGGGGGTCTCGAGCTTCTCCATGGAGCTGATGCCGCGCATCACCCGCGCGCAGAGCATGGACGCGCTCTCGTCGATGGCGACGGTCGCCGGCTACAAGGCGGTGTTGCTCGCGGCCGACTCGCTCCCGCGCATGTTTCCGATGCTGATGACGGCGGCCGGCACCGTGGCGCCCGCGCACGTGTTCGTGGTGGGGGCGGGCGTCGCCGGACTGCAGGCGATCTCCACCGCCCGCCGGCTTGGCGCGAAAGTCGAGGCCTACGACGTGCGCCCCGCGGTGAAGGAGCAGGTCATGAGCCTCGGCGCGCGCTTCGTCGAGCTGCCGCTCGACACCGCTGCCGCCGAGGACACGGGAGGCTACGCCGCCGCGCAGGACGAGTCGTTCTACAAGCGGCAGCGCGAGATGATGCTGAAGATCGTCGCCGCGTCCGACGTGGTCATCACCACCGCCGCCGTTCCCGGCAGGAAGGCCCCCGTGCTGATCACCGGGGAGATGGTGCGCGGCATGGCCCCCGGTTCGGTGATCGTCGACGTCGCGGCGGAGCGCGGCGGCAATTGCGAGCTGACGGAACCCGGCGCGACCGTCGTCAAGCACGGCGTCACGATCCTCGGACCGGCCAACCTTCCCGCGTCCGTGCCTTACCACGCCAGCCAGATGTACTCGAAGAACATCACGGCGTTCCTCGGCCACCTGGCGAAGAACGGCACCCTGGCGTTCGATGCCTCGGACGAGATCACGCGGGAGACGCTCGTCACGCACAACGGCACGGTCGTTCACGAGCGGGTGAAACAGGCGATCGCATCCTGA
- a CDS encoding TonB-dependent receptor, which produces MRRVFLLVALALLATGPSALAQQGTTEVRGVVVDAQGAVLPGVTVTVKNQDTGMYRETASNQDGTYFVTGIAPGRYEISASLEGFKRYSQRDLTLSIGRTATVDVTLEVGALAESITVTGAAPLVDVTSKEVGGNITSRDLTDLPSINGNFVGFVGLLPGVIPTISTESFGSDSITVNGQDPRNNNYTLDGANNNDDVIGQRAGTQARTPIEAIQEFQVITNQFDAEFGRTAGAIVNAVTKQGTNQWRGSAFENYQSAELTAKDFFAKKNDSPKPDTKYHRFGGTLGGPIVRDKAHFFFSLERYLIDEGITVNIPVRPELNTTTTEKTRVWNTVIRFDHQLNAGNTWSVRWLREYSPQFNQIIPAAGLPVSLAASREEDDTDQTVVGSLSSVLSNARVNTLRLAWTQEDVAFANPCFDGNGRNQAGCPPTLTFQDYVDQQSAVAQARVNNGYQIEDTMSWFVPGKRGDHDLKFGLQYQYSSSRNDTQDNLNGTFAFGRSNVPFDPANPRTYPDRLSIRVPGRGGSLNKAHFAGAFAQDKWRWNNKLTLSLGVRYDVEITPIEEVDNPLFDSPDDYPVDWNNIAPRFGFSYDLTGDGRSVLRGGYGLFYDKTHFELIGGIYTNRVFSSSFIRNFPLANVDPGPRNGQRPTDPFLVNGPVVNRDLLAQLFPPGATIRNTGASWDNPDRRLPYSQQFTAGFERQFGAAVSASVDYVHSMARDLLMARDLNPGLRATTAVTSPLVRQGSDELRGAVAELAATYPGFANFTTGVTIPVNAGSTDYDALMFQLEKRFSHNYSARVAYTLSYSRGNTSGFGVPASPFQVLDDLNLDLNEGPSNQDQRHNLVISGQALVPRTGGLTVSWVARALSGTPFSLFNSTIDSDRNGTQAEPLPAGSYSGTGSDAFTVEDYRSERNGARGPGFFKLDLRLGYRLKVGGPDRTLDLFADVFNVTDRVNYANPSGNQASTLFLVLTGYSTSTTPRTLQVGVRYGF; this is translated from the coding sequence ATGAGAAGAGTGTTTTTGCTTGTCGCTCTCGCACTGCTCGCCACCGGTCCATCCGCGCTGGCGCAGCAGGGAACAACGGAAGTGCGAGGGGTCGTGGTCGATGCGCAGGGAGCGGTGCTTCCCGGCGTCACCGTCACCGTGAAGAACCAGGACACGGGCATGTACCGTGAGACGGCTTCGAACCAGGACGGCACGTACTTCGTCACGGGTATCGCGCCCGGGCGGTATGAAATCAGCGCGAGCCTCGAGGGATTCAAGCGCTACTCGCAGCGCGACCTCACGCTGTCGATCGGCCGGACGGCGACGGTGGACGTGACGCTCGAAGTTGGCGCGCTCGCCGAGTCGATCACCGTCACCGGGGCGGCGCCGCTCGTCGACGTCACCTCGAAGGAAGTCGGCGGCAACATCACGTCGCGCGACCTCACCGATCTGCCGTCGATCAACGGCAACTTCGTCGGATTCGTGGGGCTGCTGCCCGGCGTCATCCCGACGATCAGCACCGAGTCGTTCGGGAGCGACTCGATCACGGTCAACGGCCAGGATCCGCGCAACAACAACTACACGCTCGACGGCGCCAACAACAACGACGACGTGATCGGGCAGCGTGCCGGCACGCAGGCGCGGACGCCGATCGAGGCGATCCAGGAGTTCCAGGTCATCACCAACCAGTTCGACGCCGAGTTCGGGCGCACCGCCGGCGCGATCGTCAACGCCGTGACCAAGCAGGGCACGAACCAGTGGCGCGGCAGCGCGTTCGAGAACTACCAGAGCGCGGAGCTGACGGCGAAGGACTTCTTCGCCAAGAAGAACGACTCGCCGAAGCCCGACACGAAGTACCACCGCTTCGGCGGCACGCTCGGCGGGCCGATCGTCAGGGACAAGGCGCACTTCTTCTTCAGCCTCGAGCGGTACCTGATCGACGAAGGGATCACGGTCAACATTCCGGTACGGCCCGAGCTGAACACGACCACGACCGAGAAGACCCGCGTGTGGAACACGGTCATCCGCTTCGATCACCAGTTGAACGCGGGCAACACCTGGAGCGTCCGCTGGCTGCGCGAGTACTCGCCGCAGTTCAACCAGATCATTCCGGCCGCCGGCCTGCCGGTCTCGCTCGCCGCCTCGCGGGAAGAGGACGACACGGATCAGACCGTCGTCGGCAGCCTGTCGTCGGTCCTCTCCAACGCGCGCGTGAACACCCTGCGCCTGGCGTGGACCCAGGAGGACGTGGCGTTCGCCAACCCGTGCTTCGACGGGAACGGGCGCAACCAGGCGGGCTGCCCGCCCACGCTGACCTTCCAGGACTACGTCGATCAACAGAGCGCCGTCGCGCAGGCGCGCGTGAACAACGGATACCAGATCGAAGACACGATGTCGTGGTTCGTTCCGGGCAAGCGGGGCGATCACGACCTGAAGTTCGGCCTCCAGTACCAGTACTCGAGCTCGCGCAACGACACGCAGGACAACCTGAACGGCACGTTCGCATTCGGGCGCAGCAACGTCCCGTTCGACCCGGCGAATCCGCGCACGTACCCGGATCGGCTCTCGATCCGCGTGCCCGGCAGGGGAGGCAGCCTGAACAAGGCGCATTTCGCCGGCGCGTTCGCCCAGGACAAGTGGCGGTGGAACAACAAGCTGACGCTGAGCCTCGGCGTGCGCTACGACGTCGAGATCACGCCGATCGAGGAGGTCGACAATCCCCTGTTCGACTCGCCGGACGACTACCCGGTGGACTGGAACAACATCGCGCCGCGGTTCGGCTTCTCGTACGATCTCACGGGCGACGGCCGGAGCGTCCTGCGCGGCGGCTACGGGCTGTTCTACGACAAGACGCACTTCGAGCTGATCGGCGGGATCTACACGAACCGGGTGTTCTCGAGCTCGTTCATCCGCAACTTCCCGCTCGCCAACGTCGACCCGGGCCCGCGCAACGGGCAGCGGCCGACCGATCCCTTCCTGGTGAACGGGCCGGTCGTCAACCGCGATCTCCTGGCGCAGCTATTCCCGCCGGGGGCGACGATCCGCAACACCGGCGCGAGCTGGGACAACCCGGATCGGCGGCTTCCGTACAGCCAGCAGTTCACCGCCGGGTTCGAGCGCCAGTTCGGCGCGGCGGTCTCGGCGAGCGTGGACTACGTTCACAGCATGGCGCGCGATCTCCTGATGGCGCGCGACCTGAACCCGGGGCTGCGCGCGACGACCGCGGTCACCTCGCCGCTCGTGCGGCAGGGCAGCGACGAGCTGCGCGGAGCGGTGGCGGAGCTGGCCGCGACCTATCCGGGGTTCGCCAACTTCACGACGGGCGTCACGATCCCGGTCAACGCCGGCAGCACGGACTACGACGCGCTGATGTTCCAGCTCGAGAAACGCTTCAGCCACAACTACAGCGCGCGGGTGGCGTACACGCTGTCGTACTCGAGGGGGAACACGAGCGGCTTCGGGGTGCCTGCAAGCCCATTCCAGGTGCTCGACGACCTTAATCTCGATCTCAACGAGGGGCCGAGCAACCAGGACCAGCGCCACAACCTGGTCATCAGCGGGCAGGCGCTCGTGCCGCGCACGGGCGGGCTGACGGTGAGCTGGGTGGCGCGCGCGCTGAGCGGCACGCCGTTCAGCCTTTTCAACTCCACCATCGATTCGGATCGCAACGGCACGCAGGCCGAGCCGCTGCCGGCGGGCAGCTACTCGGGCACGGGGAGCGACGCGTTCACGGTGGAGGATTACAGGAGCGAGCGCAACGGGGCCAGGGGGCCGGGATTCTTCAAGCTGGACCTGCGCCTCGGTTATCGCCTGAAGGTCGGCGGCCCCGATCGCACGCTCGACCTGTTTGCCGACGTGTTCAACGTCACGGATCGCGTGAACTACGCCAACCCGAGCGGCAACCAGGCGTCCACGCTGTTCCTGGTGCTCACCGGGTACTCGACGAGCACGACGCCGAGAACGCTGCAGGTGGGAGTCAGGTACGGCTTCTAG
- a CDS encoding response regulator, with the protein MILIAVEDLLFSSKIRAVARQLGVQLAFARTPEEILQKVRADAPSLVVFDLNCAKTQPLETIAAIKSDPALAASRVIGFASHVHVDVIHAARQAGADDVLPRSAFASRLPEILGGA; encoded by the coding sequence ATGATCCTGATCGCCGTCGAAGATCTGCTCTTCAGCTCGAAGATTCGTGCAGTCGCCAGGCAGCTCGGCGTGCAGCTCGCCTTTGCCCGCACGCCGGAGGAAATCCTGCAGAAGGTCCGTGCGGACGCGCCGTCGCTCGTCGTCTTCGATTTGAATTGCGCGAAGACGCAGCCGCTCGAGACGATCGCCGCGATCAAATCAGACCCGGCGCTCGCGGCATCGCGGGTGATCGGCTTCGCCTCCCACGTCCACGTGGATGTCATCCATGCCGCACGCCAGGCCGGAGCCGACGACGTGCTGCCGCGCTCGGCGTTTGCATCGCGGCTGCCGGAGATCCTGGGCGGAGCGTGA
- a CDS encoding SDR family oxidoreductase: MNAVPQLDGRVAIVTGGSRGIGFSIARAFVQRGMKVTITGRNADSLANAARALGAGDRVLTFAADVAELDEVQQLVQRTVDRWGGLDVLVNNAGIGGFAPVAEMTPQMWHAVIDTNLTGVYYCSHAVIPHLRNRGGGWIVNISSLAGKNAFTGGAAYCASKAALNAFSEVLMQEVRYDGIRVSCIMPGSVDTDFAGLPRREGDSMPQSSWKIAPEDVADVVVDLLESPARTLASRIEMRPSQPRK; this comes from the coding sequence ATGAACGCAGTGCCACAACTGGATGGACGCGTGGCCATCGTGACCGGCGGCTCGCGCGGCATCGGGTTTTCCATCGCGCGCGCATTCGTGCAGCGCGGCATGAAGGTGACGATCACGGGTCGGAACGCGGATTCGCTGGCCAACGCGGCGCGGGCGCTGGGCGCCGGCGACCGAGTGCTGACCTTCGCGGCGGATGTCGCCGAGCTCGACGAGGTGCAGCAGCTCGTGCAGCGCACGGTCGATCGCTGGGGCGGGCTGGACGTGCTCGTCAACAACGCGGGGATTGGCGGCTTCGCGCCGGTAGCCGAGATGACGCCGCAGATGTGGCACGCGGTGATCGACACGAACCTGACCGGCGTGTACTACTGCTCGCATGCCGTTATCCCGCACCTGCGCAATCGCGGCGGCGGCTGGATCGTGAACATCAGCAGTCTCGCGGGCAAGAACGCGTTCACGGGCGGGGCGGCGTACTGCGCGTCGAAGGCCGCGCTCAACGCGTTCAGCGAAGTGCTGATGCAGGAGGTCCGCTACGACGGCATCCGCGTCAGCTGCATCATGCCGGGATCGGTCGACACCGACTTTGCCGGCCTGCCCAGGCGCGAGGGGGATTCCATGCCCCAGTCCTCGTGGAAGATCGCGCCCGAGGATGTGGCCGACGTCGTCGTCGATCTGCTGGAAAGTCCCGCGCGCACGCTCGCGAGCCGCATCGAGATGCGGCCGTCGCAGCCGCGCAAGTAG
- a CDS encoding FHA domain-containing protein, translating to MWVLRESGVEEGGLTFRLTTGSVRTVGRATRADFIVDASLVSRLHCRLTARPDGALEVEDLESTNGTFVNGKKVDRAELKDGDELGIGRVRLTVTRAD from the coding sequence ATGTGGGTCCTCAGAGAGTCGGGCGTTGAAGAAGGCGGGCTGACGTTCCGCCTGACGACCGGCAGCGTGCGGACGGTCGGCCGCGCGACGCGGGCCGACTTCATCGTCGACGCGTCACTCGTCTCCAGGCTTCACTGCCGCCTCACGGCGCGCCCTGACGGCGCTCTCGAAGTCGAGGACCTCGAGAGCACGAACGGCACGTTCGTCAACGGGAAGAAAGTGGACCGCGCGGAGCTGAAGGACGGCGACGAGCTGGGGATCGGGCGGGTGCGGCTGACGGTCACGAGGGCGGACTGA
- a CDS encoding MBL fold metallo-hydrolase, protein MIIEMRAVDPFYKNGFVIGCEETREAVVIDPGDEVEELIAAAAAHHLTVRYILLTHAHFDHITGVERAKRVFGAPVALHRDDLFLYNAAPEQGRLFGFDVKRQPAPDLFYEPNQVIPFGRLEARVHHTPGHCPGGVCLQVGPAGTPGTTLFVGDTLFAGSIGRTDLPGGDPATLTKSIREVLFRFPDESKVYSGHGPVTTIGAEKRGNPFVGGLL, encoded by the coding sequence ATGATCATCGAGATGCGCGCCGTGGACCCCTTCTACAAGAATGGCTTCGTCATTGGTTGCGAGGAGACCCGCGAGGCCGTTGTGATCGATCCCGGCGACGAGGTGGAGGAACTGATCGCCGCCGCGGCCGCGCACCATCTGACGGTGCGTTATATTCTGCTCACGCACGCGCACTTCGATCACATCACGGGCGTGGAGCGCGCCAAGCGGGTGTTTGGCGCGCCCGTTGCGCTGCACCGCGATGATCTGTTTCTCTATAACGCCGCGCCCGAGCAGGGGCGCCTGTTCGGTTTCGACGTGAAACGCCAGCCCGCGCCCGATCTGTTCTACGAGCCGAACCAGGTCATTCCATTCGGGCGTCTCGAGGCCCGGGTGCATCACACGCCCGGCCACTGTCCGGGCGGCGTCTGCCTGCAAGTCGGCCCGGCCGGAACGCCCGGAACAACGCTGTTCGTTGGTGACACACTGTTTGCCGGTTCGATCGGTCGAACGGATCTTCCGGGCGGCGATCCGGCGACGCTCACGAAGTCCATCCGCGAGGTGCTGTTTCGCTTTCCGGACGAGTCGAAGGTCTACTCCGGCCACGGTCCGGTGACGACGATCGGCGCCGAAAAACGCGGCAACCCTTTCGTCGGCGGCCTGCTGTAA